One window of the Streptomyces asoensis genome contains the following:
- a CDS encoding TetR/AcrR family transcriptional regulator — protein MSSVPQATSLRRAPVQRRSAERLTRILDACADLLDEVGYDGLSTRAVAERAGVPIGSVYRFFGNKRQMADALAQRNLERYSERVTERLKGARRGDWRAAMDAVLDEYLAMKHTAPGFSLVDFGNQIPVGARHAEPNHRVADRLTDLLSDYLVREPDDDLRRTFLIAVETADTLVQLAFRVDPEGDPKVIDETRELLRAYLARSLD, from the coding sequence ATGAGCTCCGTGCCCCAAGCGACATCGCTCCGTCGTGCGCCCGTGCAGCGGCGCAGCGCCGAACGGCTGACCAGAATCCTCGACGCCTGCGCCGACCTGCTGGACGAGGTCGGCTACGACGGCCTGAGTACCCGGGCCGTCGCCGAGCGCGCCGGCGTTCCCATCGGCTCCGTCTACCGCTTCTTCGGCAACAAGCGACAGATGGCCGACGCGCTGGCCCAGCGCAACCTCGAGCGCTACTCCGAGCGCGTCACCGAGCGGTTGAAGGGTGCGCGCCGGGGCGACTGGCGGGCCGCCATGGACGCCGTGCTCGACGAGTACCTGGCCATGAAGCACACCGCGCCCGGGTTCTCCCTCGTCGACTTCGGCAACCAGATCCCGGTCGGCGCCCGGCACGCGGAACCCAACCACCGGGTCGCCGACCGCCTCACCGACCTGCTCTCCGACTATCTCGTCCGCGAGCCCGACGACGACCTGCGCCGCACCTTCCTGATCGCCGTGGAGACCGCGGACACCCTCGTCCAGCTGGCCTTCCGGGTGGATCCGGAGGGCGACCCGAAGGTGATCGACGAGACACGGGAGCTGCTGCGGGCGTATCTGGCACGGAGCCTGGACTGA
- a CDS encoding molybdopterin oxidoreductase family protein, producing the protein MSRTALRICPLCEATCGLTLTIEGTKVTGARGDREDVFSKGFICPKGASFGAVDGDPDRLRTPLVRRDGELREATWEEAFDAVAAGIRPVVERYGANSVGVVLGNPNVHTMAGALYPTVLIAGLGTRSLFTASTVDQMPKHVSSGLLYGDANAIPVPDLDHTDHLLLIGANPLESNGSLCTAADFPGKLKALKARGGTLTVIDPRRTRTAKLADRHIAIRPGTDALLLAAMAQVLFEELLVDPGESAPHLEGLEELAEAVRDFTPEAVTAACDVDASLIRTLARGLAAAPTAAVYGRIGSCTVPYGTLASWLVDVLNILTGNLDRPGGALFPQAATDRTPRPAGPGHGFQLARWHSRVSGHPEAKGELPLSALAEEIDTATTEGEPIRALVAVAANPVLSAPDGDRLDKALDSLDFMVSVDPYLNETSRHADVVLPPPPPSQSPHHDFAFNTLAVRNQVRYSRPAVPLEPGRMAETEILARLTLAATGMHGADPSAVDDLVIGQTLGKAVKDPHSPVHGRDPRELAAQLTGETGPERRLDMMLRLGPYGDGFGTRPDGLGLARLLAHPHGIDLGPLRPRLPQPLKTRSGRIELLPQPIVDDLPRLREGLKRRPDELVLVGRRHLRSNNSWMHNVPALTGGTNRCTLHIHPEDAERLGVRDGAPVRVKGAGGEVTAPAEVTDGVRRGVVSLPHGWGHDRPGTRLSHAATDPGVNVNQLLDGSLLDPLSGNAVLNGVPVELAPVAAR; encoded by the coding sequence GTGTCCCGCACCGCCCTGCGAATCTGCCCGTTGTGCGAGGCCACCTGCGGGCTGACGCTCACCATCGAGGGGACGAAGGTCACCGGAGCCCGCGGTGACCGGGAGGACGTCTTCAGCAAGGGCTTCATCTGCCCCAAGGGCGCCTCCTTCGGCGCCGTCGACGGCGACCCCGACCGGCTGCGGACGCCTCTGGTGCGCCGGGACGGCGAGCTGCGCGAGGCCACCTGGGAGGAGGCCTTCGACGCCGTGGCCGCCGGGATCCGGCCGGTCGTCGAGCGGTACGGGGCGAACTCCGTCGGAGTCGTCCTCGGCAACCCCAACGTGCACACCATGGCCGGCGCGCTCTACCCGACCGTCCTGATCGCCGGCCTCGGCACCCGCAGCCTCTTCACCGCCTCCACGGTCGACCAGATGCCCAAGCACGTCTCCAGCGGGCTGCTGTACGGCGACGCCAACGCGATCCCCGTGCCGGACCTGGACCACACCGACCATCTCCTGCTCATCGGCGCCAACCCCCTGGAGTCCAACGGGAGTCTGTGCACCGCCGCCGACTTCCCCGGCAAGCTCAAGGCGCTCAAGGCCCGCGGCGGCACCCTCACCGTCATCGACCCGCGCCGCACCCGCACGGCGAAGCTCGCCGACCGGCACATCGCGATCCGGCCGGGCACGGACGCGCTGCTCCTCGCCGCCATGGCCCAGGTGCTCTTCGAGGAACTCCTCGTCGATCCCGGCGAGTCGGCCCCGCACCTCGAGGGTCTCGAGGAACTCGCGGAAGCCGTACGGGACTTCACCCCCGAAGCGGTCACCGCCGCCTGTGACGTGGACGCCTCGCTCATCCGCACCCTGGCCCGCGGACTCGCCGCCGCCCCCACCGCCGCCGTCTACGGCCGCATCGGCAGCTGCACGGTCCCCTACGGCACCCTCGCCAGCTGGCTCGTCGACGTCCTCAACATCCTCACCGGCAACCTGGACCGGCCCGGCGGCGCGCTCTTCCCGCAGGCCGCCACCGACCGCACGCCCCGGCCCGCCGGTCCCGGCCACGGCTTCCAGCTCGCGCGCTGGCACTCCCGGGTGAGCGGGCACCCGGAGGCCAAGGGCGAGCTGCCGCTGTCGGCGCTCGCCGAGGAGATCGACACCGCGACGACGGAGGGCGAGCCGATCCGCGCGCTCGTCGCCGTGGCCGCCAACCCCGTCCTGTCCGCCCCGGACGGCGACCGGCTCGACAAGGCGCTCGACTCCCTCGACTTCATGGTCAGCGTCGACCCCTATCTGAACGAGACCTCCCGCCACGCCGACGTGGTGCTGCCCCCGCCGCCGCCCTCGCAGAGCCCGCACCACGACTTCGCCTTCAACACCCTCGCCGTGCGCAACCAGGTCCGCTACAGCCGCCCGGCCGTCCCGCTCGAGCCCGGCCGGATGGCCGAGACCGAGATCCTCGCCCGGCTGACCCTGGCCGCCACCGGGATGCACGGAGCCGACCCGTCCGCCGTGGACGACCTGGTCATCGGCCAGACCCTCGGCAAGGCGGTCAAGGACCCGCACTCGCCCGTGCACGGCCGCGACCCGCGCGAGCTCGCGGCACAGCTCACCGGCGAGACCGGTCCCGAGCGCCGGCTCGACATGATGCTGCGCCTCGGCCCCTACGGCGACGGCTTCGGCACCCGCCCGGACGGACTCGGCCTCGCCCGGCTGCTCGCCCACCCGCACGGCATCGACCTCGGGCCGCTGCGCCCACGCCTGCCCCAGCCGCTGAAGACGCGCAGCGGGCGGATCGAACTGCTGCCGCAGCCGATCGTCGACGATCTCCCGCGGCTGCGGGAGGGACTGAAGCGGCGGCCCGACGAACTCGTCCTGGTCGGCCGGCGCCATCTGCGGTCCAACAACAGCTGGATGCACAACGTCCCCGCGCTCACCGGCGGTACCAACCGCTGCACCCTGCACATCCACCCCGAGGACGCCGAACGGCTCGGTGTGCGGGACGGCGCGCCGGTCCGGGTGAAGGGCGCCGGGGGAGAGGTGACC